In the genome of Cryptomeria japonica chromosome 8, Sugi_1.0, whole genome shotgun sequence, one region contains:
- the LOC131032308 gene encoding probable GABA transporter 2 has translation MEVEKRQSEAESNLLPLAKLGPDAGAEFVLQSKGTWWHAGFHLTTAIVGPTILTLPYAFRGMGWALGLFSLSTAAAVTFYSYFLMSKVLDNCEKQGRRHIRFRELARDVLGSGWMFYLVVSIQTTINMGVGVGCILLSADCMEIIYSNIQPHGDLKLNHFIIIAAGIVIVFSQLPSFHSLRYINLGSLVLSLGYTLCVVIACIHAGYSHHPPYPQRDYSLKGSKVVRLFNAFNAMSILGSVFGNGILPEIQATVAPPATGKMFKGLCMCYAVMLVACYSVAVSGYSAFGNTAQSNILQSLLPKEGPALAPTWLLGLAVIFVLLQLFAIALVYSQVAYEIMEKKSADVKKGIFAARNLIPRLFLRTVYIVICAVIAAMLPFFGDINALVGAIGFIPLDFILPMLLYYKSFKLAPNSSIYRINNAIMVIFTVVGIMGAISSVRQIVIDAKRFHIFSNNVLD, from the exons ATGGAAGTAGAAAAGAGGCAGAGCGAAGCAGAGAGCAATCTTCTGCCTCTGGCCAAGCTTGGCCCTGATGCAGGCGCTGAATTTGTTTTGCAGTCTAAAG GGACATGGTGGCACGCTGGGTTCCATTTAACGACAGCAATAGTCGGACCGACTATTCTGACGCTGCCTTACGCCTTCCGCGGCATGGGATGGGCGTTGGGTCTCTTTTCCCTCTCCACTGCTGCAGCTGTCACTTTTTACAGCTATTTTCTCATGTCCAAAGTACTCGATAACTGCGAGAAGCAGGGGCGTCGCCACATTCGATTCAGAGAGCTCGCAAGAGACGTCCTTG GCTCTGGTTGGATGTTTTATCTGGTGGTCTCCATTCAGACCACAATTAACATGGGAGTGGGCGTCGGATGTATTCTTCTCAGTGCCGATTGTATGGAG ATCATTTACTCGAACATTCAGCCACACGGAGACCTCAAATTGAATCATTTTATAATCATAGCGGCTGGGATCGTGATAGTGTTCTCTCAGCTACCGTCGTTTCATTCCCTCCGTTATATCAATTTAGGGTCGCTGGTGCTTAGCTTGGGGTACACTTTGTGCGTCGTAATTGCATGTATACATGCAG GGTATTCTCACCATCCACCCTACCCGCAAAGGGATTACTCGCTCAAAGGATCAAAAGTGGTACGACTATTCAATGCATTCAACGCGATGTCTATCCTCGGAAGTGTATTCGGCAACGGTATTCTGCCGGAGATTCAG GCCACTGTAGCTCCTCCGGCCACGGGAAAGATGTTCAAAGGCTTATGCATGTGCTACGCAGTAATGCTTGTGGCATGCTACAGTGTGGCAGTATCAGGCTACTCGGCATTTGGCAACACTGCACAGTCTAACATATTGCAGAGTCTGCTGCCCAAAGAAGGTCCCGCCCTTGCACCCACATGGTTGCTCGGCCTCGCTGTTATTTTCGTACTCCTCCAGCTTTTTGCAATAGCACTG GTGTATTCTCAAGTAGCTTACGAGATCATGGAGAAGAAATCAGCAGATGTTAAGAAGGGAATTTTTGCAGCCCGAAACTTAATTCCGAGGTTGTTTCTGAGAACAGTTTATATAGTGATTTGTGCGGTGATTGCAGCCATGCTGCCATTTTTTGGAGATATAAATGCGCTGGTGGGTGCCATTGGCTTTATTCCACTGGATTTCATTCTTCCCATGCTTCTCTACTACAAGAGCTTCAAGCTCGCTCCCAATTCCTCAATTTACCGGATAAACAATGCTATTATGGTGATTTTCACGGTTGTTGGGATAATGGGTGCCATCTCCTCAGTGCGCCAGATAGTCATTGATGCTAAACGTTTTCACATTTTTAGCAATAATGTGTTGGACTGA